A stretch of Fluviicola sp. DNA encodes these proteins:
- a CDS encoding PEP/pyruvate-binding domain-containing protein, translating to MKLVTILFFLLLVQIAFGQQVPIQSYTVDVKGQVRLEVNSTSGKYYLLQVKHHPDSAFALATSMTLGQTGTTIITEPLRAYPLNHYQVLEYDQSNPMDSDQDGTNDLEEFNAMPSKGPLNAAPTLSSEHALVTLNTIAAFHTVSTEENGTPWVEYLNDVEYTKFIILDFYTTQPKIYFINSNNYDLHADFAAYLGINHLSPTLVKGQLIYNPHILSSNGTLGTYAFNFTNNEAKPFAVVQRTQELLAANMPYLSNNLSYFITENNEQDYQDNSALYQNSRVPVLFESDVYAGINYWGLHQAEGYGFFRLMAPGEVPDSRDIVLYEALPNSLPRVGGIISSVIQTPLSHVNLRAIHDNVPNAFIRDPLLNDSISNLLGHYIYFKTNQSSYELREATLEEVNAWFESKRPANEQTPPLNLSYKSILPLDAISFGMYDGFGAKVANVATMRTFGFPEGTIPDGFGVPFYFYQEFMKYNGFFDEITSMMQDSSFMADRNVRDTRLETLRDAIEDANMPAWMMDSLTIMQNSFPSGTSIRSRSSTNNEDLPGFSGAGLYDSKTHHPDEGHISKTIKEVYASLWNLRAFEEREFYRVNHFKASMGVLCHPNFDDEQVNGVGVSADPVYNTENTFYLNSQLGEELITNPENTYPEELLLKRYPDGNDNYSVIQYSSLLDVDTLLMNDVQLDLLRQYLSVIHDRFALLYNAVGNSTFAMDIEYKIDSTNQLVIKQARPWVSYVPSIAAKPVGSFNCNFALFPNPAQDLIHIACEDCGIVRIRIADMKGSLVLDKIMEQAENWNPEVSIGHLQNGLYFISGFMDGAVCKTLKFIKH from the coding sequence ATGAAATTAGTTACCATCCTGTTTTTTCTCTTACTTGTTCAAATCGCTTTTGGACAACAGGTTCCTATTCAGAGCTACACTGTGGATGTAAAAGGACAGGTCCGTCTGGAAGTGAATTCAACAAGCGGAAAGTACTACCTGCTGCAGGTAAAACATCATCCGGATTCGGCATTTGCCCTGGCGACTTCCATGACTTTGGGTCAAACCGGTACAACGATTATTACAGAACCTTTGAGGGCTTATCCGCTCAATCATTACCAGGTATTGGAATACGACCAAAGCAATCCGATGGATTCGGACCAGGACGGAACGAACGATCTGGAAGAATTTAACGCTATGCCTTCAAAAGGTCCGTTGAATGCTGCGCCCACACTTTCTTCCGAACATGCATTAGTAACCCTCAATACGATTGCTGCTTTTCATACGGTATCCACGGAAGAAAACGGAACTCCCTGGGTCGAATACCTGAATGATGTGGAATACACCAAGTTCATCATTCTCGATTTTTATACTACTCAGCCGAAGATTTATTTCATCAATAGCAATAATTACGACCTGCATGCCGATTTTGCCGCTTACCTGGGAATCAATCACCTCTCCCCGACTCTGGTAAAAGGACAATTGATTTACAATCCACATATTCTTTCCTCAAACGGAACTTTGGGCACTTATGCTTTCAATTTCACGAACAACGAAGCAAAACCGTTTGCCGTTGTGCAGCGAACCCAGGAACTGCTTGCCGCAAACATGCCTTACCTAAGCAATAACCTGTCTTATTTTATTACGGAGAATAACGAACAGGATTACCAGGACAACAGTGCTTTGTATCAAAATTCGCGGGTGCCGGTTTTATTTGAATCCGATGTATATGCCGGGATCAATTACTGGGGACTGCACCAGGCTGAGGGCTACGGATTTTTCCGGTTGATGGCGCCGGGAGAAGTTCCGGATTCCAGGGATATTGTGCTGTACGAAGCACTTCCCAATTCGCTGCCACGTGTCGGCGGAATCATTTCTTCGGTGATACAAACACCGCTTTCTCATGTAAATCTGCGGGCTATTCACGACAACGTTCCGAATGCTTTTATCCGGGATCCATTATTGAATGACAGTATTTCAAATCTCCTGGGGCATTACATCTATTTCAAGACTAATCAAAGTTCGTATGAACTCCGCGAAGCTACTTTGGAAGAAGTCAATGCCTGGTTCGAAAGCAAACGTCCGGCCAACGAACAAACTCCTCCGTTGAACCTGTCTTACAAATCCATTCTTCCGCTGGATGCTATTTCCTTTGGAATGTATGACGGATTCGGTGCGAAAGTGGCCAATGTTGCTACCATGAGAACCTTTGGTTTCCCGGAGGGAACAATTCCGGACGGTTTTGGAGTACCGTTCTATTTTTACCAGGAATTCATGAAATACAATGGTTTCTTCGACGAGATCACCTCCATGATGCAGGATTCTTCCTTTATGGCAGACCGGAATGTCCGTGACACACGTTTAGAAACCTTACGTGATGCGATCGAGGACGCAAACATGCCGGCCTGGATGATGGACAGTCTGACAATCATGCAAAACTCTTTTCCTTCCGGAACTTCTATACGCAGCCGTTCCAGTACCAACAATGAAGACCTTCCCGGATTCAGCGGTGCCGGCTTGTACGATTCCAAAACCCATCATCCGGACGAAGGACACATTTCAAAAACGATCAAGGAAGTGTATGCCAGCCTGTGGAACCTTCGCGCTTTTGAAGAACGGGAATTTTACCGTGTGAACCATTTCAAAGCTTCCATGGGCGTATTGTGTCATCCTAATTTTGATGATGAGCAAGTAAACGGAGTTGGCGTAAGTGCCGATCCGGTATACAACACAGAAAACACTTTTTACCTGAATTCGCAATTAGGAGAAGAATTAATTACGAACCCGGAAAATACGTACCCGGAGGAACTATTGCTGAAGCGCTATCCGGACGGGAACGACAATTATTCCGTGATTCAATATTCCAGTTTGCTGGATGTGGACACTTTGTTAATGAACGATGTGCAATTGGATTTACTTCGTCAGTATTTGAGCGTGATCCACGACCGGTTTGCCCTTTTGTACAATGCGGTTGGCAATTCTACTTTTGCCATGGACATCGAATACAAGATCGACAGCACGAATCAATTGGTGATTAAACAAGCGCGGCCATGGGTTTCCTACGTTCCGTCAATTGCTGCGAAGCCGGTAGGATCTTTCAATTGTAATTTTGCGCTATTCCCGAATCCGGCGCAGGACCTGATTCACATTGCCTGTGAAGATTGCGGGATTGTGAGGATCCGTATTGCGGATATGAAAGGAAGTCTTGTACTGGATAAAATCATGGAACAAGCCGAGAACTGGAACCCGGAGGTTTCGATCGGACATCTTCAGAACGGGCTTTATTTCATCAGCGGGTTTATGGACGGTGCGGTTTGCAAAACGCTGAAATTCATCAAACACTGA
- a CDS encoding MauE/DoxX family redox-associated membrane protein, with the protein MKTSNFQNVMRILLGAFMLLAGIGHLTFQRTEFQAQVPSWLPDNPHFIDFVVVASGVVEIILGLAMIFWVKQKIKVGIVLAIFYVLVFPGNISQYTNGIDAFGLDTDLKRLIRLFFQPVLILWALWSTGVFRAKMKTRT; encoded by the coding sequence ATGAAAACATCCAACTTTCAAAATGTTATGAGGATCTTGCTTGGAGCGTTTATGCTATTGGCAGGTATTGGTCATTTAACCTTTCAACGGACGGAATTCCAGGCCCAGGTTCCGAGTTGGCTTCCCGATAATCCGCATTTTATAGATTTTGTGGTCGTTGCTTCCGGAGTCGTTGAAATTATTTTGGGATTAGCGATGATATTCTGGGTCAAACAAAAAATAAAGGTTGGGATCGTTTTAGCTATTTTCTACGTGCTGGTCTTTCCCGGGAACATATCGCAATACACGAATGGAATTGACGCATTTGGGTTGGATACCGACCTAAAACGGTTGATTCGCTTATTCTTCCAGCCCGTACTGATTTTATGGGCGCTTTGGTCAACCGGAGTATTCAGAGCAAAAATGAAAACGAGAACGTGA
- a CDS encoding MarR family transcriptional regulator has translation MEKLESIIFYKIDRAIRTYRQFAQARLRSLGHQITIDQWLVIRCLIENPGIQQNEISELVFKDAASVNRMINLLVESKYLKRKINKSDRRKMDILVTQKALDAMEAMDEVIPSNRATALSGLTQEEMQITTKVMTQIASNCKK, from the coding sequence GTGGAAAAACTAGAATCGATAATCTTTTACAAGATCGACAGGGCGATCCGTACTTATCGCCAATTTGCGCAGGCTCGTTTGAGATCTTTGGGACATCAAATCACCATTGACCAATGGCTGGTAATTCGATGTTTGATTGAAAATCCCGGGATTCAGCAAAATGAGATTTCGGAATTGGTTTTTAAGGATGCAGCGTCTGTCAACCGAATGATTAACCTGTTGGTGGAATCAAAGTACCTGAAACGCAAGATCAATAAATCTGATCGACGCAAAATGGATATTTTGGTAACCCAAAAAGCGCTGGACGCTATGGAGGCGATGGACGAGGTAATTCCGAGCAACCGTGCTACGGCATTGAGCGGATTAACTCAGGAAGAAATGCAAATTACTACGAAGGTTATGACCCAGATTGCAAGCAATTGCAAAAAATAG
- the tpx gene encoding thiol peroxidase: protein MANTTLGGNPVHTNGDLPAKGSHAADFSLVNTDLGTVSLDNYKGKKLILNIFPSIDTGTCAASVREFNKKASSLENTTVLCISRDLPFAQKRFCGAEGIENVVTLSDFRDGAFGKNYGLHLLDGPLQGLLARSVVVLDENHDVVYTELVPDIKDEPDYEGALAAL from the coding sequence ATGGCAAACACAACATTAGGAGGAAATCCTGTACACACTAACGGTGACTTACCGGCAAAAGGATCACATGCAGCAGATTTTTCATTGGTAAACACGGACCTGGGAACGGTTTCACTGGACAACTACAAAGGAAAAAAACTGATCTTAAATATCTTCCCGAGCATTGATACGGGAACATGTGCAGCTTCTGTGCGTGAATTCAACAAGAAAGCTTCTTCCCTGGAAAACACTACTGTATTGTGTATTTCCCGCGATCTTCCTTTCGCTCAGAAACGTTTTTGCGGAGCAGAAGGAATTGAAAACGTGGTAACACTTTCTGATTTCAGAGATGGTGCCTTCGGGAAAAACTACGGATTGCACTTGCTGGATGGCCCGTTACAAGGATTGCTTGCAAGATCAGTGGTTGTTTTGGATGAAAATCACGATGTTGTTTATACGGAATTGGTTCCGGATATTAAAGATGAACCGGATTACGAAGGAGCATTGGCTGCTTTATAA
- a CDS encoding TCR/Tet family MFS transporter yields MSEKQTKGLIFILITICIDCIGLGIIIPSLPSLIADATHLTIKESSKYSGIVLATYAAMQFLFSPLIGNLSDRYGRRPIILMSLLGLGLDYVFMFFAPNLAWLILGRAVSGMFGASFTTAAAYIADISTDKNRAQNFGLIGAAFGVGFIIGPAIGGIAAGFGLRVPFMVAACLSLLNFLYGLLFLKESLPVSERRAFEWKRANPIGAIKQIVHFPKYRGLFVVTFIVLLSNMAIHSVWNYYTMARYGWDEQAVGISLAVVGVCFGLVQGALSGPIVKKLGEKGAATLGLVILSVVTVGIGLIPYGWMMYIIILPYAFSGIVDPSVRSLVSSQVKNNEQGELQGIFTSLMSLAEMTGPIFMMWIFYKSVPLAEKNPVFYGSPFFVAAALAVIALILLRYVFSKIAFKANAELLDEEIDEETIENEKSPAS; encoded by the coding sequence ATGAGTGAAAAACAGACCAAAGGCTTAATTTTTATTTTAATTACCATTTGTATCGATTGTATCGGTTTGGGAATCATCATTCCTTCCCTTCCGAGTTTGATTGCTGATGCTACCCATTTAACAATCAAGGAATCATCCAAGTATTCCGGGATTGTATTGGCTACTTATGCAGCGATGCAGTTCCTTTTTTCACCGTTGATCGGGAACCTGAGTGACCGCTACGGGCGCCGGCCGATCATTCTGATGTCCCTTTTAGGACTTGGATTGGATTATGTTTTCATGTTTTTCGCGCCGAATTTGGCGTGGCTGATCCTGGGGAGAGCTGTTTCGGGAATGTTCGGGGCAAGTTTTACCACTGCTGCGGCATACATTGCGGATATTTCGACCGATAAGAATCGGGCTCAGAATTTCGGGTTGATCGGTGCGGCATTTGGTGTCGGCTTTATCATCGGGCCGGCAATCGGAGGAATTGCTGCTGGATTCGGATTGCGTGTTCCTTTCATGGTTGCAGCGTGTTTATCCTTATTAAACTTCCTTTACGGATTGCTCTTTTTGAAAGAATCTTTGCCGGTATCCGAACGCAGGGCATTTGAATGGAAACGTGCTAATCCGATCGGGGCGATTAAACAGATCGTTCATTTTCCGAAATACAGAGGATTGTTTGTAGTCACATTTATCGTTTTGTTGTCCAACATGGCCATTCATTCGGTGTGGAATTACTACACCATGGCGCGCTACGGATGGGACGAGCAGGCAGTTGGAATTTCACTGGCTGTAGTCGGTGTTTGTTTCGGATTGGTCCAGGGAGCATTGTCCGGGCCGATTGTGAAGAAGTTGGGCGAAAAAGGAGCGGCCACACTCGGTTTGGTCATTCTAAGCGTGGTCACGGTCGGAATCGGTTTGATCCCTTACGGATGGATGATGTACATCATTATTTTACCTTACGCATTTTCGGGAATTGTAGATCCGAGTGTGCGGTCACTGGTTTCAAGCCAGGTGAAAAATAATGAGCAGGGAGAATTACAAGGCATCTTCACTTCATTGATGAGTCTGGCAGAAATGACCGGCCCGATATTTATGATGTGGATTTTCTATAAATCGGTTCCACTGGCTGAGAAGAATCCGGTTTTTTACGGATCACCGTTTTTTGTTGCCGCTGCTCTGGCAGTTATAGCACTGATTTTATTGCGTTACGTGTTCAGTAAGATTGCATTTAAAGCCAATGCTGAATTGTTGGATGAGGAAATCGATGAGGAAACGATCGAAAATGAAAAAAGCCCCGCTAGCTAG
- the mnmD gene encoding tRNA (5-methylaminomethyl-2-thiouridine)(34)-methyltransferase MnmD: MKRELVKTADGSTTIYLPEWNEHYHSSHGALQEAQHVFIKHGLNPKSEDYLTIFEMGFGTGLNALLTYFASEKRNQYIHYIALEAFPPKAEEIEGMNYTSFTTDEEALEVFKKMHRVDWNIPREISEHFVLEKVEKQIQDLELANESIDLCYYDAFGPRVQPELWTAEIFQKIYDWLSPGGVLVTYCAKGQVKRDLKSVGFEVISLPGPPGKREMTKAIKNSK; encoded by the coding sequence ATGAAACGCGAATTGGTAAAAACTGCAGATGGTTCAACGACAATCTATCTTCCGGAGTGGAATGAGCATTATCATTCGAGTCACGGGGCTTTACAGGAAGCGCAACACGTTTTCATCAAACACGGACTCAATCCGAAATCAGAGGATTACCTGACAATCTTTGAAATGGGTTTCGGAACGGGATTGAATGCCCTTCTCACCTATTTCGCTTCCGAAAAACGCAATCAGTACATTCATTACATCGCATTGGAAGCTTTCCCGCCAAAAGCTGAGGAAATCGAAGGAATGAACTACACTTCCTTTACTACGGACGAAGAAGCTTTGGAAGTATTCAAAAAAATGCACCGGGTGGACTGGAACATTCCGCGGGAAATTTCGGAACACTTTGTATTGGAAAAGGTGGAGAAACAAATCCAGGACCTGGAACTGGCGAACGAATCGATCGATTTGTGCTATTACGATGCATTTGGCCCGCGGGTACAACCGGAATTGTGGACTGCCGAAATCTTTCAAAAAATTTACGATTGGCTGAGCCCGGGAGGAGTTTTGGTGACTTACTGTGCCAAAGGACAAGTTAAGCGCGACCTGAAATCCGTTGGATTTGAAGTGATTTCACTGCCTGGCCCTCCGGGAAAACGGGAAATGACGAAGGCAATTAAAAATTCAAAATGA
- a CDS encoding AraC family transcriptional regulator — protein MNKILHPEDSKAIDKLITYMNEHPQENFDVAKHARMIGFSVSKLNKSFKAYMGIGPASYFRTIKMEKARELHMQDRYTWTEISSIFGYADLASFSKAFKRIHGFCPRNATYSE, from the coding sequence ATGAATAAGATTTTGCATCCGGAAGACAGTAAGGCGATCGATAAATTGATTACTTACATGAATGAACATCCGCAGGAGAACTTCGATGTGGCGAAGCATGCACGGATGATCGGCTTTTCAGTATCAAAATTGAACAAAAGTTTCAAGGCATACATGGGAATCGGGCCTGCAAGCTATTTCCGCACAATTAAAATGGAGAAAGCCAGGGAGTTGCATATGCAGGATCGGTACACCTGGACGGAAATCAGTTCCATTTTCGGATATGCAGATTTGGCTTCTTTCAGCAAGGCTTTTAAAAGAATTCACGGATTTTGTCCACGGAATGCAACTTACAGTGAGTAA
- a CDS encoding outer membrane beta-barrel family protein: MTRLLGLICFLLFSAHLSAQSQWIRFSVLGKDIPCEDVPKQVILSTLIAGKDSVILKEQFTDCQQLLEIPKRTGVYSFTIKTQLYQPVLLSFEIKETTADTIQLGELALKEAVSELDEVTVTGIPRKFIEIDADKTTLLVKDNPVLSISSVYDAILKVPGIMPYPGGGFAVGGQMASVYFEGVPSSLSTDDLMSLLKSLPASSVEKIEIISNPGASFDANVSGAIININSIGKPTKWLSGTVTLNYGLNQNQKISPSLVLSGRQSKWNWQMQVGYSNMERSSRDTSARVLNSFNPVIGLNSDRQEQTGSSYYYFKPAITFNFSRRSSLILNYNGSFGDNRIKGNSVTESPGMLPSVNLQTAYKSRNYGMGNEGMIKFRQEFDTLKRVLNVTAFYSNYQNRSKRSNTQQILDTSDFSILDYYMNIHRFYLRADAEIPFEKIKFYVNTGVKYSVMHVDNTGSYNLNNTSSDILENRTYSSVIDFNYLEDNLAAYVDLKKKLGKKVSLGAGVRAENFSLKRASNVTSTAVNHYFNFFPSFNAIYRMNSLVNVIGTYSRKIGIPGFSQYDPNNSGYYDPLSSSSGNTQLKPNFYDNAQFKITFFDYAQFSVNFTHSQFLNLGEVVAQPNSLQTVQTFRTYKDVNSINYFVALPVPFVLFTKGLKFMDEPVEVDKMSFLYLYSSFTKTRIPDYNYVNPNKGMWTAGVYSQFILPWKIRLNVEYYLTGKGNYQIYEFVRNRSALDVTFSREFYDKKLKASVSFEDIFNKDQSNNRVSFPNIEMNSYSKQDTRIIWFKVSYSFGRVEKNESEGLNLPNVGGE; this comes from the coding sequence ATGACTCGACTCCTGGGCCTTATTTGCTTTTTGCTTTTTTCAGCTCATTTATCCGCACAATCGCAATGGATCCGTTTTTCGGTTTTGGGAAAGGACATTCCGTGTGAAGATGTTCCCAAGCAGGTTATTCTTTCAACCCTTATTGCGGGAAAAGACAGTGTTATCCTGAAAGAGCAGTTTACAGATTGCCAGCAATTGCTGGAAATTCCAAAAAGGACAGGAGTGTATTCCTTCACGATTAAAACGCAATTGTACCAGCCCGTTTTACTAAGTTTCGAGATCAAAGAAACCACTGCGGATACGATCCAATTGGGTGAATTGGCCCTAAAAGAAGCGGTTTCGGAACTGGATGAGGTGACGGTAACCGGAATTCCAAGAAAATTCATTGAGATCGATGCGGATAAAACCACGCTGTTAGTGAAAGATAATCCGGTGTTGTCGATCAGTAGTGTGTATGATGCTATTTTGAAAGTTCCGGGAATTATGCCGTATCCAGGTGGCGGATTTGCTGTTGGCGGACAAATGGCTTCGGTTTATTTCGAGGGAGTTCCCAGCAGTTTGTCTACCGACGACTTGATGAGCCTATTGAAAAGCCTGCCGGCGAGTTCCGTTGAAAAAATAGAGATTATTTCGAATCCGGGAGCTTCTTTTGATGCAAACGTGAGCGGAGCCATTATTAATATCAACAGCATCGGTAAACCTACGAAATGGCTTTCAGGAACGGTTACGTTGAATTACGGGTTAAACCAAAACCAGAAAATTTCCCCGTCTCTGGTCTTAAGCGGCCGCCAGTCGAAATGGAATTGGCAGATGCAGGTGGGATATTCCAATATGGAACGCTCCAGCCGGGATACTTCGGCACGGGTTTTAAACTCATTCAATCCGGTGATCGGTTTAAATTCGGACCGGCAGGAACAAACGGGAAGCAGTTACTATTATTTCAAACCGGCTATTACCTTTAATTTTTCCCGCCGTTCCAGCTTAATCCTGAATTATAACGGTTCGTTCGGGGATAACCGGATCAAAGGGAATTCCGTAACAGAAAGCCCCGGAATGCTTCCTTCCGTGAATCTTCAGACAGCTTATAAATCGCGCAATTACGGAATGGGGAATGAAGGAATGATCAAGTTCCGGCAGGAATTCGATACCCTTAAACGCGTGCTGAACGTGACAGCATTTTACTCCAATTATCAGAACCGGTCCAAAAGAAGTAATACGCAGCAAATCCTGGACACGTCGGATTTCAGCATTCTGGATTATTACATGAATATTCACCGGTTTTATTTGCGTGCCGATGCAGAAATTCCCTTTGAGAAGATCAAGTTCTATGTGAATACGGGAGTGAAATACAGTGTGATGCATGTGGACAACACCGGTTCCTATAATTTGAACAATACTTCTTCGGATATATTGGAAAACCGAACGTATTCTTCGGTTATCGATTTTAATTACCTGGAAGATAACCTGGCGGCATACGTGGACCTGAAGAAAAAACTGGGAAAGAAAGTTTCGCTGGGAGCGGGAGTGAGGGCTGAGAATTTCAGTTTGAAAAGAGCTTCCAATGTGACGAGTACTGCGGTGAATCATTATTTCAATTTCTTCCCTTCCTTCAACGCCATTTACCGCATGAATTCGCTGGTGAATGTGATCGGGACTTATTCCCGTAAAATCGGTATTCCCGGTTTTTCGCAATACGATCCGAACAATTCCGGGTATTACGATCCTTTAAGTTCTTCCAGCGGGAATACACAGCTGAAACCGAATTTTTATGACAACGCGCAGTTCAAGATCACTTTCTTCGATTATGCACAGTTTTCGGTCAATTTTACCCATTCCCAGTTTTTGAACCTGGGAGAAGTGGTTGCGCAACCGAATTCCCTGCAGACCGTTCAGACTTTCCGGACTTATAAAGATGTAAACTCCATCAATTATTTCGTGGCGCTTCCTGTTCCTTTTGTACTTTTCACCAAGGGGTTAAAATTCATGGATGAGCCGGTTGAAGTGGATAAGATGTCGTTCTTGTACCTTTACAGTTCGTTCACCAAAACCAGGATTCCGGATTATAATTACGTGAATCCGAATAAGGGAATGTGGACGGCTGGAGTGTATTCGCAATTTATTTTGCCCTGGAAGATCCGCCTGAATGTGGAGTACTATTTAACCGGAAAGGGAAATTACCAGATTTATGAATTTGTCAGGAACCGTTCGGCATTGGATGTGACTTTCAGCCGGGAGTTCTACGATAAAAAATTAAAAGCATCCGTTTCTTTTGAGGATATCTTCAATAAGGATCAAAGCAACAACCGCGTTTCATTTCCCAATATCGAAATGAATAGCTATTCCAAACAGGACACACGCATTATTTGGTTTAAAGTTTCCTATTCTTTCGGAAGGGTTGAGAAAAACGAGTCGGAAGGACTGAACCTGCCAAATGTAGGAGGTGAATAA